The DNA sequence AAAAGACCCAGAAGAGTAGAAATAAACTTCTGCCCAATTATCCCCAAGGAGTAACTAAGGACACACTGGACAACCAGAGGCTTGAGATGGTGGAGCAGTTCAAGAAGACAGTGATTGATGGAGACATGATTATGATCCATCAACATATGCAGTGCACCTTTGCGCTCAGGCATGAAGAAATTGTGATTTCAGCTCCTCCCATTGCTGAACTGAAAGACAGATGGCCTGCACTCTTTTGTGAAGCCCAAGTGAGtaaaaactagggatgcaccgaatattcggccaccgaaattttcggccgaaaatggcccaaaagggcattttcggttttcggccgaaatacctttatcaccgaaacaatacggccgaaaatgttgtgatgacgcaaacagaaaacgcgacctgcatgtgtgtcagtacccgatccgttccacctgcaaagcgtctcctaagcaaagaggttgagacggaccacggagtgaaaacaatgaaaagtacgctcttagagtctgtcagcacacgtttcagtgagatctgttcggatcctctgcacttcatcgcgactgtacttgatccgcgttataaagaccattacttggatgcggaaataaagcagggcgcacgagaaatgatccagatcgcgatggatgcggagaacccgcgtggagacggagacggagcagcgcccagcgcaggagatcagagcgccagaaaaaagacttgtctcgctgcaccagatgaggggcatgcaccctcgttgtctgatatgttcagtgaaatcctgcaagaaagtgcctcaattaataataataataataataacaataggtaagctattctgttcttaggctactgtatactgtatgtgactatcagattgtagccatatttctgctagatatttttttaattaaactttaatattaatttatacaattgcaatgccttgattttagtaaagttagtacacagtcatagccataaatgcaatggtactaataattggcttaatttctttcggtgtttcggtttcggttttcggtcttggtttcctcttttttcggtttcggccaagaattttcatttcggtgcatcactagtaaaaacttaaaaagttgACAAGACACATATTGTCAGTCATGATTGCAGCACTATTTGATCTGGATAAAGAGCTTAAAATTGTTAGCGTTAACATGGTTTGTCTATTTgtctaaaaaaaacagtctTACAGTCTTATGTGGCTTAAAGTTAATgtagttgatttaaaaaaaaaaaaaaaaagaaattgtgctTTTGTTTTCTGTGCAGCTCTGCAGTGAATTCCACAGGATCACCAATCAAAATCTACTGTATTCCTTATTTGCTGCACTTGACAAGTACACACCTCAGCTACTCTGCAAAAAGAGGAAGAATGGAAGTTTTGGCAAAAAGATACAAAACGTTTTGATGGCATATGAGGAAcaggtaaacattttttttttataatgcattACATTGATGTTGAATGTGGACGGAACTGCAGACCCTAACGTGCATACCTTGTCTTTGTGCAACAGGACAAGAACAACATTGCTGCAGCTCGAACAGCAGCCCTGGCCGGCCTACCAATGTACTTAAAGGAGGATTCATCAGAGGTCTTCAAAACCTGCAAGGTATAGCTCAATACCTTCATCTATTTTGCAAAGAGAAATCACTGAACATAAAAATTAGAAACTGCCTTCTGCTGTGTTGCAATTCTcaaaattatttaatatttactgTGTAGTGTGACAGAGCGTTAAAAGGATGCCAGACTCTTCCACTTAATGAAATGGTACAGGTCTTTATTCTGAAGTAGCCTTAAGTAAATGATAAGAATGAGATATGGGGGGggaataattaattaaatagttAAGTTTATTTTATATGAGCCCTCTGGTTGTATTGTGGATTTCTCTTTTTATATTAAGGCTGGCCAGAGTTGTTCATCAACATTATATAATTTACAGTCAGGCAGAAATGCTTCTAAATTCTATAGTTCAGTTATATAAATATGGTTGACCCACATGTGAGTCTTGTATAAAAGTTGGTCAAGATTTTTAAAGACTATACTTTTAAGTGGTgttcaggtaaaaaaaaatattttaaattgcaTAAAAATCAGGTCTCATCGACAGACACATTAAACAAATTATCTGTTCCCAAATTTGTAACAGAAGTTAAGTTtataaaataactcaacaccATAGACCTCCTACTCATCtctttgtattttgtttgtgcCTTTCTAAACTCAGAAAGCTTCTACATTAAGTCCAGATCAATGGGTTTTAAATGCTCAGGGTAGCCTTGATTATGTCTTGAAGCAgttaaaaaaagaggaaatctTATCTGTAAACCGATCACTTTATCAGATATTCTGAGCTAAACCTTGGTAACAAGTGAAGACCCGGACTAGACCTAGACTTTTATGTGCGAAAAATCCCGATTTATCGTAAACCTACTTTTTCTAACTCCTCCTAGactgcgaccgatctgcacgaaacttggtagGTAGAATCTCCAGAccaacctgacaaaaagttatatatcaaaataatatTTATTGGATAAAAATTGCACAAATTACGCCCaaccaaatttgtgtagctagctacgaaaacacaatcttttttttttacacgttaaatgtCGAAACGTAGGTacctgagcgcgtaagcgcaagcttatctgtcctctctgaaaattgacagagagcggtgctccgacacaaacgcacacacacgcgcagaggTGCGATCGgcgcaaactacgtcggctgttttgttgaagtcataGTGAgtgatgccgataaagtggtttcaagtatggttacagtttttaaaaacttcacgcagacagcgtttgctgcgatatgatattaaaaacagtcacggtgctgttgacgttacacttcctctgagacaagcagcAGGCTCAACAGTGTGCAgctgtgccctggtgactgactgacaggctgaggttgtaaggcaaggcaactttaatTCTACagctcctttcagcaacaaggcaactcaaagtgctttacatgaaacattaaagtgcAATtgaaaacggtcatgatgaaaatacaaCAGGCTAaacaagttacagtgagtaagaaattaataattattcaatttaataggttgtagggatgggtttgggaggagagagggaggggttttattttttatttttgtttaatttctttagagTGTAACATATTCttataaaataacataatgttctaaCTACACAGGATAAATAGgttttgaattatttttacaactgaaatgattgttttgtaattacagagggaaagtaccgaaaaaaaGTACCGTTATAATTTCAGGTATCTGTACcaatattggttcagatgcgaaaggtacccaaccctaagggtagtagcctaaacaatgcatgtttaattttaaggtgaattcattgtaattCTAGACTAGAGttggtatattttttaaacattttgtttactgtcatgacagcaatggtgccttctatgttgcatcttcaaaagtgacactgaattgtacacattgtaatttctgcatctattatcaaagtatttattagtaatacagtggaaattagtataaatgtgaatatttggttagcatgttgatttacggtgtgtgcccctaaattttctggttgcgcccctaaaattttcagtagggggccactgtgctcctagtgaaaaaagttagtcttgAGCCTTGCAATGCAATCATCACAAAACTTGAGATTATTTTTCTACATGCCACTCTGTGGTTCTACACCAGATTTGTTGATGATCTGCCTTTAGGAGGCGCTATAATTGAGGTAGAAGTGTTTGGGCCTTTTACTCAGTGAATGGGAAATTTGCTATTCCATTTCACTACAGACTTTGGAGCTCGCACTTAGGGAAATTTCCTGATTTTTGCCTCGCCGCCATCATGCTTTGGGTTCCGCTTTCGTAGGTTCCGTGTGTCATCAGGGGTGACTTGCGCTggggaggcttggacccaatcataactgcttgcagttctagtttgaTATTGCTTCTACCTGCatgtaaaaacaatgtttttttttacatcattaAGCTTTTTGTAAGCTTAATGATTTGTACAATTACACTCCCGCACCCTGAACATGTATTCCCTTTGCAGGATGAGTTGGAGGCAAACCAGGATGGAGCAGTGGCTCTGGTGGTAGTGGTGAATGAAGAGGAGGTGCCTGCTGGAGTTCCCTTTGAAACTCACCATGTGTCATTTGTCCTTGAGGATCAGGTTGTAATGTCTCACAGATCTTGGACTGATTCAGTGGTGATTATGTTTGGACTGATTTATGCCCTTCATTTGAGCTATCCTGAGAAGCTAAGTGGCTTCTTTGAGTTCATCCAGGTTGTCCTCTTAAACCTTGATGGAAGAAAGCAGCTTAAACCTAAGTTACAAGCCTTGAGAAATGAGCTAGATTAAAGGTGTTAACATGCTCTTTTGTTGAAGGTCAGTGTTCTGAAAATTATCTTTTGGCTTGCATGccaattagggttgggcatcgagaaccgattcctactttgaatcgtttcaaaaattacaattCCATCAGAATCATTTCtatattggaatcgtttggaggatttggtttcaaatctgatcacggGTTCCAGATTTAACGTGCaaattttggtttccgtagcagccaggcgcttgttgtgctgcagccgtgcagcacagtaagcggagctctagtgtggcttttttttttacatttgaaaaagctgtaaaactgcaaaccaccattgaatcaaaataaaacttttctcttatttgtgaaaataggcatgtgacccgtttcaactccgccactcaaagaatcggaatcgagaatcgataagaaccggattcgaaaggaagaatcagaattggaatcagaatcgttaaaatccaaacgatgcccaaacCTAATGCCAAAACTGTTTCTGTTTTAGATTTGTTTAAACAGATTCTGGTCTACACAATTACAACTGGGTTGGTTGGCTTTCTTCTTAAGCTGTAGTGAGAAATGCGGGCAACGATTAataatgttgtaatgttttcagtttaaAGATATTTTGTACTAGATTTCTGTGTTAAAACAGATTACTTGTCCACACAATTACATCTGTGTTGGTTTGCTTTCTACTCAAGCTGTAGTGACAAACACGGGCACTAATTAATattgtaatgttttcagtttaaAGGTATTTTTGTGCCAGTACAAACATGATCAATAatagcatttatttaattttgtttttatttttatgtgtgtTCATTTCAGTGTTTCTGGCAAACACGTTATTTCTTTTAAGAGCTGTGGACattgaaatgttttaacattGTTATTCAGCATTCAACTAAATAAATAGTTGAAGTTGTGTCAGACAATTGTGTTTATATTGTGTTAATGCCACTTAAAAGGTTTAAGGCAATCAGTTTCCTCAAATTAATTGAGTAGCCACAACTAATTTTAAGGTTGTCACAACTAATACATAATAATTTTCTTTAGTGGAAATGAACTGAGTAAATGATACTTAAGTGGTAACATTTGTATAAAGAAGATGGATTTAAGTTAGTCGTACTTGAATCAGATAAattatattaacatattttaaataagTTTGGAGAAATGCAACATTTGAGTGAAAAATACTTGATAGATAGAAGTTATATAAACTGAATGGAATTAGTACTATTAACTTTATCTACCCAAGTCATctaaacaataaataattgaGTTACTTGGACACAAATCAAATATTTGTTTATGCTTAAATTAATGTTTAAACTTAAATTATTTAAGGCAATCGGTTTCCTCAAACGGTTTGAGTTGAACTAACTCATCAGGTTTTACAGTGTGAGTGATGCGCGATGCATTACCGTCCGCCACCACGCACGGTAATAGAGCTTTTGTTAAATTTTTTGCCACTCCAGTCAGAAAGACTGAGAggaaatgaaacaaagttaaagttattttaaaaaaaaaactagaagaTTCGGGGCTTTTGACAAAACATTCGGGCCTTAAGCCCAATTAGCCACGCTGATCGAGCCTGTTCCGGTGACTGCTGGAGAAAGGACAGGACAGAAACATTAACTCAAGGTATCTTTCATTTTGTTTGCTTGCTGACGAGTGGAAACGGCCATTAAGTTTTGGGCCGCAACGAACACAAGCACCGCATCAGGCCTGCTACGTATTTTTGTTTTAGAATAATTTTGGTTGCCGGCTTTAGACTGcattaaggtgtgtgtgtgggcccaCAAATCATATTGGTTTAAGTGACTTT is a window from the Perca fluviatilis chromosome 1, GENO_Pfluv_1.0, whole genome shotgun sequence genome containing:
- the LOC120565547 gene encoding uncharacterized protein LOC120565547, whose product is MVEQFKKTVIDGDMIMIHQHMQCTFALRHEEIVISAPPIAELKDRWPALFCEAQLCSEFHRITNQNLLYSLFAALDKYTPQLLCKKRKNGSFGKKIQNVLMAYEEQDKNNIAAARTAALAGLPMYLKEDSSEVFKTCKDELEANQDGAVALVVVVNEEEVPAGVPFETHHVSFVLEDQVVMSHRSWTDSVVIMFGLIYALHLSYPEKLSGFFEFIQVVLLNLDGRKQLKPKLQALRNELD